The region TTCCGTCAATGTAATCTCTCCCACACAACTCCCATATTCAATATCATGATAAAAGCTTTCAGTGAGAAGATGAAGATGGATGACGCACAGaagctgtttgatgaaatgcctgaACCAGATAACTTCACTTTTCGTTGCATGATTGATGGGTTTTGCAGAATAGGAGACGTTGACCATGGCTACAAGTTTCTTCTTGATGAGATTGACCATGGGTTCATACCATCGGTTGCTACATTTGGGCAGGTGATAAAttgtctttgtgtgaagcatAGAGTGCGTGAAGCAGTAGGTGTCGTCTACCTGATGGTGCAGAAGGAAGTAGTCCCTGAGACTGTAAACACCATATTTGAAGCAGATAAAAAGGTGATTGCAGCTCCGAAGATTGTTGTGGAAGATTTGTTAAGGAAGAGTCATATTACTTATTATGCATATGAACTTTTGTATGATGGTGTAAGAGATAAAAAACTTTCAAAGAAAAAACTTTCAATTAATAAAACATTGAATCAGTAATCCACAagtgttttttttaactttagtTCAATTATTTTGCAATTAGTTTTTTATATGTATGGCGTCTTTGATAGTTGTTGATTGAATCACGATCTAACTGAGTCAAACTTAGCCTGCCCTGAATCTAACCAAGTAAGGGACAATTAGAAGAGTTAGGACCGAGACTTCTACTATGATATCAAACAGTTTGAATCTGACTGAGTTACATCTAGCCTCTAATATGATAGACCCAAAAAAAGACACAATCCTAAGTCTCATACATAACTCCATCCTGGCTGTTTCTTTATCCCAGTCCCTTTCATCTCATTTCTAATCTTTAAAACTTCTTCCCAATTCCCCAATTCAGCCAAAATATTGGATAACCCCACATACCCTCCATCTGACAAGGGCGCCAACTCAATAAACTTCTCAGCCGCCATTCTCCCAATCTCAACATCCCCATGCACTTTACATGCAGCAAGCAATGTACCCCACACTAACCCATCCGGTTCAACCGGCATCTTCCCAATAAACCCAACCGCTTCTTCCAATCTCCCAGCCCGGCCCAAAACATCCACCATACATGCATAATGCCTCAAACCCGGTTCAATCCCATAATCTTTAACCATCGATTCCAAATAACAATACCCCTCTTCCACCAAACCACCATGGCTACACGCACTTAACACACCCACAAAAGTCACTGAATCCGGTTTGAACCCTGACTCGACCATGAGTTCATACACTTTCAACGCGGCTAACCCGTCTCCATTTTGAGCATACCCGTTGATCATTGCGGTCCACGTGATCACATCTGGGTTATCAATCTGTTCAAATGACTTACAACAATCTTCAAGATTCCCGAATTTTGAGTACATCGTGACCAATGAACTCCCGATTGATGTATCGGATTCAAGCCCGAGTTTTACAATCCGTCCGTGTAACTGGATCCCGGTTTCGGGCCCGTTTACGGATCGTAAAATGGAGGAGATTGTGAACGAATCGACCTCGAAATCGGACACGATTAACTCACGGAAAAGATGAAATGCATCTTCGATTTGCCCGTTTTGTGCATAGCTCGAAACTAAAGAAGAACACGATACCGGGTCTTTAAAAGGCATCATGTTGAACACCAATTTAGCCGATTTCAAATCGCCACATTTCGAGTACATATGAACTATCGGACTTCCGGCAAAGATGAGTCGCCGGAAAAAGAATCCGTGGATTTCCTTGCCGGATTTTAAAGATTGAAGAGACGCACAGGCTGCAAGGACGGGTGTTAAAGTCTTTTCATCTAATACGATATGATTAACAAGCATTTCTTGAAATAACTCAATAGCTTTATATGCAAACCCATGTTCTGTAAATCCCGCAATCATTGATGCCCAAGAGACTTCGTCTTTCTCGGGAATTTCCCGGAaaatcttgtaggattcttttaagCAATCGCATTTCGAGTACATGGTGAAGAGAGAACAACCCACTAAAGGGTTATTAAAAATCCCGGTTTTATGCGTATAGCAATGAATCTGTTCACCTAATTGTAATCGATCTGTGATACTCAATACACTCGGTATACAAGATTTATCGGGTTTTAAACCTTCTCGAAACATTCTTTTCAATAAACTAAATGTTTTTTCTAATCTTCCATTTTGAGAAAAGCAAGTTATCATTGCTGCCCATGTACTTGGATTCATTGAATCTTTTGAGTCTTTGAATATCTGTTGGGATGATTCTACTGCTCCTGTTCTTGAGTATGAATTTATCAAAGAATTCTTCACGGTTGGATCGGAATAGAACCCGGTTTTACAAATCCAACAATGGATTTGGAACAATAATATTGGGTTTACACAAGCGGAAAGAACACTAGTGAGAGTGTAATTGTTTATTTCTACCTTTAAAGATAGCATTTCTTTAAATAACCGGAGGGCTGATTCAAACTCACCTTTTTGAACAAAACCTGTGATGATAGCAGTCCACGAAACCACATTATGAACAGACATTCGTGAAAATATCTTCACAGCTTCATCTACTTGGCCACATTTAGAATAGAAGTCGATTATAGCAGTGGACACAAATACGTCTTCTCCATCACCATATTTGATAACCAACCCGTGAACTAATCTGCCGAGGTCAAGTTGTTGACATTTAGCGCAAGCACTGAAAACAGAAGGAAATGTGAATTTATTTGGAGAAGGAAGTCCGCGACACATCTGCTGAAAAAGATTCAAACCCAGACGGTCTTCATTGTGTTTAATGGCACCGGAAATTATCGCATTCCAACAAACCACATTCCCACAAGATTCATCGTAAAAAACCCTTAAAGCATCATTGAAATTGCAACTCTTTAGGAATAAATCTATCATCCCACTCCGAACATAACCATCCAAAGAGAAACCATCTTTTAATGCGAGTGAGTAAAGTTGTTTCCCACAATTAACAAAATTGGAAGCTATACAACCGGAAATAGCACTCCCGTATGTAAATTCATTGGGGTAAAAACCCAAAGAATGCATCCTACAGAAACTTCCCCAAGATTCTGCATACCTAAGGTTTCCATTGTGACACGAGATGATGAGATTCCAAGAATTAATGTTTGGGTGAGGAATTGCGTCGAACACCTTGAGTGCGTGATCAAAGGCCGAAGCTTTATAATAACAGCGCAATAAATAATTCGAAAACTCGGGATTCGAATGGAAGGCGTTGGTTTTGAGGAAATGGGTATGTATGATTTTGGTTTCTTCAAGTGTATAGTCTCGTGATTTCGCTGATTCATTGAGGTACTGATAAGGGTCAAACGTAGTAGGGAAATTTTGCTGGTTGTGTGGTTTTGTGGGGAAAATTGATGGGACCTGTAGAGCAGAAACAAGGGAGGAAAGAAATTTGGTGGAGTAAATTGAGAATTTTAAATTGATGTGATGATTACTGAGAGCTTTCTTGGGTATTCTGGAATTAAGGAACATGGCAGGTAAAGCAGCTACGCGGGAAATTCTCGCAAGCGCCAAGACTTACGAATAAATGTGTTAGGCAACACtaaggtagtgtttgtttttgGTAATTTATGACATCACATGACAAAAATACACGGtacgaaacgaaattgggacgaaattaaaatttgaattcgtgttcgtgtcgtgttcgtgttagctATAAAAAACACGATGctatgtcgtgtcgtgttcgtgttcgaaattcgacacgaaattgacacgatttagtaGTTCTTTATCGTGTTTTCATGTTTGTCGTGTTTATCGTgttatatttgataaattattcattaaataaactagtttttagtatatgttatatttgtcgtgtcgtgtcgtgtttgttgtgttttacttcgttcgttttcgtgttagttaagaaaaacacgacatcgtgtcgtgtcgtgttcgtgttaccaaaaactttgtcgtgtcgtgtcgtgtcagacagaaACACGAAACGATAGTACGATTTGCCACCCTTAGTTTTTGGTGACCTCACACCACACATTAGCATTTGCACCCTTTGTTTTCTCGAAGACTGCAGACCTCTAAAAATATATATGTGTCatcttcttggcgcagatgtggacaGACCTAAAAACGTTTATGCGCCCTCTTCTCGGCGCAGATGTAGACcaaagtcttctaacatcttctagcctaaaaaaaacatatatatctttattatttataagtttttttaatttatattttttccaactttattaatgataaacaatttgaaaaaaattacaaaacttaaaaaaaaaaaaacgttctacgatataaacatgatttttttgacaaatttataaataaagatttgttataataatagtcgttgaagttgtttatataaatatgaaaaaaatcatcatatattcttatatttttttgccaaattttgtaaaacattatttaatacaatatCGTCAATTTCTTGAGAAAATATTTATGATACGTTTTTAATGAATTTAGTTGAATCGAAGTTTATTTacatccatttatgtatcaaattctttgatcactaattataatgtttagttataactttgcaaccaaagttgttggtttttatcaaatatatacgttaattcatataattttatttttattttttatacaataatacattaaAGTTGATttagattcgttaattatttataacagagtcatagaaatattaaaaaaatcactttgaagtttaaaaaaatcagtttatgtagctttcagtttattttagtagcctgcagatgttaaaaaaacaaacagtcttcttttttcaTGCTGCAGACGTTTGATCCACCTCTTCTATTGCAGAGGTCTACAAATGTGGTCCGCAaactgcagacattttgcctcagaaaaaacaaataGCACCTATAACACTATTTACCATAGACAGTAGGCCTGTCGAAAAACaccgaaacccgttctacccatCCGATCTGTTCCGAATTCGGGTAAAATGAGTCGGATAGAGCGGGTAACGGGTAACGAGTATGAACATTtgggtaataggttaacccgataataatataggtcaGTTTTAAGAAATGAATATTAATTTTCAGGCATACCCAAATACCCGaattcattttttaaataataccCAATATACATTATACATGAGTAGGAGGTAGTTAGGTAGGCACGCTTCAAAAAATAACCCTTCAGTTTCTTCTTATGATCGACGCAAGCAAATATGATGTTAAGCAATCCCATGCAATCGCAATTCTCACAATCGTCTCAGCCTCAAAGACGTTAAACCCTCATCGACTCCAACGGATCACGCTTTGGTTTCTTCCCTCTCCATCTGATCACGCCGAAAAGAAAAGTACCAGTCTCCTTGAACCTTGATTGATCAAAATTTGCATCCTCTTTAATTTCTTTGTCGTGTTGTTGTTAATCACATGTTAAGTTGGAACAATTTCATCATATAAAGAATAAGTATCAAGTAAATTTTGGCCGTATTATATATGCATGTCGATCTTAACAAAGAAACTCCGATCTAGTTATTGTGGCTTTTAGCCTCTTATGTTGAAGTTGATTGAATGAATTTTGTATGTGTTGAAACCATTTTGATCTATTTGTTTATCCTTCTTTATCTTAATTTAGTTACTTAAGTGATATCAATCTAGTTGGCATTAATATTATGCTGATTCCTAGTAAAATCTATGAGATGTTACTTTTCCAATTCACAATCCTGAAACTTCATTGCTATTTATACAAGAAAAAAATGAATTGCTATGGGAAGAATAATTAGattaaaagtcgaaaaactgcctATAATTGGTCCCCGAAATTAGTTCGaaaattaaaagtttattttGAGCTCCTTAATTGTATGCCAGTGTGCTGCAAAATATGTTCTATGTTGAATTGGGATCCTCTAATGACATTATTTGATCCAGCTCGGGATATATCAGTGATGGAAAACAGTAAGATTTTTTTGTGCTCTTTATCTCAAGTTTGATTGAAAGTAGTACGagttttgtaaggaaaatatcaAGGTAGTAACAAAGTTTCTTCTTTTAAATCCCAATGACCTCAAGTTGTAAATTTTTTTGCTCCTTGTTACTGTTTTATATGTAAATGTTGGTAATTTGAAAGACGTCTATTTTATTTTTTGCAGCGGGTCTCTAGTCAGTTTGCACCTCCCCCCTTTTTTATATCTTAACCTCCATacaattcatatttaattttcatatATCAAAGAAACTTCCATTCCCTTAAGGGTTGAACTTTTTTTATATACTTGTAGATGCCTGAAACGAATGAGTATATTGAAGATGAGACGATTAACCTTGAAAGCACAACCAATGATTCAGTTCCGGTAGTAAATGAGACACAACAAAAAAAGTACAAACCAAGATCCAAAATTTGGGATGAATTCGAAATATTTACGGACAAAGAGGGAGTTGAAAGATCGAAATGTACGCATTGTGGTTCCGGGCGATACAAGTGTGAAGGGAAAGGGCATGGTACCAAAAATCTTTTAACTCATTTAAACAAATGTGTGCCTTACTTGGCTAAAGTAAATGCCGGTCAAACACAAATAGCTTTTGGTGATGAAAACAAATTAACATCTTGGAAATTTGATCAAAAAGAGAGTAGGAAGGCTTTGGCACACATGTTAGTAGTTGATGAACTTCCATTTAGTTTTGTGGAAGGTGCGGGCTTTAAACATTACAATAGTGTTACTCAACCAATGTTTAAAATTCCATGTAGAAGCACAAGTACAATCGATGCCTACCA is a window of Lactuca sativa cultivar Salinas chromosome 1, Lsat_Salinas_v11, whole genome shotgun sequence DNA encoding:
- the LOC111916750 gene encoding pentatricopeptide repeat-containing protein At1g74600, chloroplastic is translated as MFLNSRIPKKALSNHHINLKFSIYSTKFLSSLVSALQVPSIFPTKPHNQQNFPTTFDPYQYLNESAKSRDYTLEETKIIHTHFLKTNAFHSNPEFSNYLLRCYYKASAFDHALKVFDAIPHPNINSWNLIISCHNGNLRYAESWGSFCRMHSLGFYPNEFTYGSAISGCIASNFVNCGKQLYSLALKDGFSLDGYVRSGMIDLFLKSCNFNDALRVFYDESCGNVVCWNAIISGAIKHNEDRLGLNLFQQMCRGLPSPNKFTFPSVFSACAKCQQLDLGRLVHGLVIKYGDGEDVFVSTAIIDFYSKCGQVDEAVKIFSRMSVHNVVSWTAIITGFVQKGEFESALRLFKEMLSLKVEINNYTLTSVLSACVNPILLFQIHCWICKTGFYSDPTVKNSLINSYSRTGAVESSQQIFKDSKDSMNPSTWAAMITCFSQNGRLEKTFSLLKRMFREGLKPDKSCIPSVLSITDRLQLGEQIHCYTHKTGIFNNPLVGCSLFTMYSKCDCLKESYKIFREIPEKDEVSWASMIAGFTEHGFAYKAIELFQEMLVNHIVLDEKTLTPVLAACASLQSLKSGKEIHGFFFRRLIFAGSPIVHMYSKCGDLKSAKLVFNMMPFKDPVSCSSLVSSYAQNGQIEDAFHLFRELIVSDFEVDSFTISSILRSVNGPETGIQLHGRIVKLGLESDTSIGSSLVTMYSKFGNLEDCCKSFEQIDNPDVITWTAMINGYAQNGDGLAALKVYELMVESGFKPDSVTFVGVLSACSHGGLVEEGYCYLESMVKDYGIEPGLRHYACMVDVLGRAGRLEEAVGFIGKMPVEPDGLVWGTLLAACKVHGDVEIGRMAAEKFIELAPLSDGGYVGLSNILAELGNWEEVLKIRNEMKGTGIKKQPGWSYV